A genomic segment from Tuwongella immobilis encodes:
- a CDS encoding 6-phosphofructokinase yields the protein MKRIGILTAGGDTPALNATIHGAVTRANQRRVEVVGFIKGFSSLFNPRVPHVVLNPLYTTIPELDPTCGGTLIGASRDYVDADDHESIALIADRLKQLRIDGLICIGGDGTLNGMQALSESLPTVLAPKTIDNDLGLNYPSEPNEWQRVPMEQSHPGLVEKDSEVVDPEGPFQYVRKTSQRSFDLEQMVNYVTPGYATSVYVSASGVQRIRTTAESHRRIAIVEVMGRHSGYIALGSAFGQPDLMLVPEHRMNLDGLVDRIQEIYDLQKHCVIVCGEGIIDEHGKDLGAEEQSTDPAGNVVLSGASEKLRNLLIAKLGDKYFTSRRRNESAKAAIFTRKIGHTQRGGRPILFDRFYASQLGGHAVDMLLEGFINGVAILNWNREKGFHLGSVQANDFRDRWGLIHARKMHESFYDAKNFRPSQIGIDYLLPIFTNCVGADDVEAIRTGLFNSGNLVRSYHSVNVDINKRIRFLGA from the coding sequence GATTGGCATCCTCACGGCTGGCGGCGATACCCCCGCGCTCAACGCTACCATTCACGGCGCGGTCACACGGGCCAATCAACGCCGCGTGGAAGTGGTGGGCTTCATTAAGGGATTCAGCAGCTTGTTCAATCCCCGAGTGCCCCATGTGGTGCTCAACCCGCTTTATACCACCATCCCCGAACTGGACCCCACCTGCGGCGGCACGCTCATCGGCGCATCTCGCGACTATGTTGATGCCGACGATCATGAATCCATCGCGCTCATTGCCGACCGACTCAAACAACTTCGCATCGATGGCCTGATCTGCATCGGCGGCGATGGCACGCTCAACGGCATGCAAGCCCTCAGCGAATCGCTGCCCACCGTCCTCGCACCCAAAACCATCGACAACGACCTGGGTTTGAATTACCCCAGCGAACCGAACGAATGGCAACGCGTGCCGATGGAGCAAAGCCATCCCGGACTCGTCGAAAAGGATTCCGAAGTCGTCGATCCCGAAGGGCCGTTCCAATACGTTCGCAAAACCTCGCAACGATCGTTTGACTTGGAACAGATGGTCAATTATGTGACGCCCGGCTATGCCACGTCGGTTTATGTCTCGGCGTCCGGGGTGCAGCGCATCCGCACCACCGCCGAAAGTCACCGCCGAATTGCGATTGTCGAAGTGATGGGCCGCCACTCGGGTTACATCGCGCTTGGCTCCGCGTTTGGCCAGCCGGATTTGATGCTGGTCCCCGAACATCGCATGAATCTGGACGGCTTGGTCGATCGCATTCAGGAAATCTACGACCTGCAGAAGCATTGTGTGATTGTCTGCGGTGAAGGGATTATCGACGAACACGGTAAGGATCTCGGGGCAGAAGAACAATCGACCGACCCGGCGGGGAATGTGGTGCTCAGCGGGGCATCGGAAAAGCTGCGGAATCTGCTCATCGCCAAACTCGGTGACAAATACTTCACCAGCCGACGCCGCAACGAATCCGCCAAGGCCGCCATCTTTACCCGGAAGATCGGCCACACCCAACGTGGGGGGCGCCCGATTCTGTTCGACCGCTTCTACGCCTCCCAACTGGGCGGGCATGCCGTGGATATGCTGCTGGAAGGATTCATCAACGGGGTGGCGATTCTGAATTGGAACCGCGAGAAGGGCTTCCATCTGGGATCGGTGCAAGCGAACGATTTCCGCGATCGCTGGGGCCTGATTCATGCCCGCAAGATGCACGAATCGTTCTACGATGCCAAGAATTTTCGTCCATCGCAAATTGGGATTGATTATCTGCTGCCGATTTTCACCAATTGCGTGGGCGCTGACGATGTCGAGGCGATTCGCACCGGGCTGTTCAACAGCGGAAATCTGGTGCGATC